The stretch of DNA TGATTAAACTAATATTTACAAGTTCCTTTCCATCATCTCTGCGTGTCTGAAAGCTCATTATGTGAAACAGGTAAAAGATGAACTTTATACCCAAAGGAAAACAGTAGTGAAGATTACCAGTGATAGCATGTGCTCCCTCTGCAACAAGAAGATAGGGACTAGTGTCTTTGCAGTCTATCCCAACAGTAATACTCTTGTACACTTCGTTTGCTTTAAGGACTCGCAGAGCATGAAGGCTGTTTACAAAGGCGCACTTGGGAGGAAGCGATGAACGTTAATGTTCAAATATGGTTTAATCAGGTAGTGACTCGAGAAGAGAATCATAGTCATGCTATTTCAGGGTGTTTCCCGGAAGGCTGCCAATGATTAAGGGACATCAGAGAAGTGGATGACTTCCTATTACGGTAAAGAAGAACTATATTCGTAATTCATAAATAGGCTGTTGCAAGTGTGGTTTGTGTTGTGAAGATTCTGTGTTCTCTTGCGATGTGAAGATCTTCTGTTTTGCTGGAAGCTGATTTTGTTGTAAAGAATTTAATTCTGCCTTGTCTGAAAATATGATGTTCAGTTTTTAGCTGTGCAAgagattttgtttttgtatggTACAAATTTGACAAAGTACATATATGACTGTTATTTGAGTATTTCTTTCATGCTTGGAGATGGAGAGAGATTTCATATTACCTCTGCATATTGGGATAATCGAGTAACATTCCACTTTGAATGAGTAATtcaaaggaaagagagaaggatagaaaaagaaagggatgaAGAAATGACGTTTTCACATTCCTTCATATAGAGGATTGAAATTGCAGCTTGTGTGTTTTGACTAACAGTTGAGgtgaaagaaagagaaggaaaaatactgaaggaaggaAACAGTAAACACAAAAAGAGCTACCTCAAAGAACAATTGCAATTGCATATTGCACGAATCATTTGCGACATCAATTCATGTTACACTTGGCCGCAAAACGATACAGGACGACCCCAATCCTAGACTCATTGGAGGGACCATCCGCGTGTATGACCTCAATGTCGAACAGCTTCCTCGCCCTCTTGAAAAACACGGATTCCTTCTTCCACCTCTTCAAATGCGCCATCACAAACACCATCCTCTTCTCTCCCTCCAGCATTAAGAACTTCAGAGTTCGAAGCAAAGGCTCGTAGAGGTGATCGTGGTATACAACATCCGAAGCCACTATCACGTCGTACCCTCGGCCCAGCCGCCTCCATATCCTCAGTTTCCCCCCAGCGCAGCGGCGCCACATCAACTCTCCCACCGTGCTCGGCCAAAACTTTCGAGTTGGACTCGACGTTGAATCGGAGGTTCGGGAGCACGTGCGGGAGGTCCGTGACGGTGACGACAGCTCCTAGAATAATGGCGGCTGCGATTCCGACTAGGCCGGTGCCGGAACCAAGCTCGAGGATGCGGAGGCGGCCGCTGGTTGGCGCGGCGGAGGAGAGAGTGGGAGCGAGGGGGCTGGCGTTCGGATCAGAGCGATGGCGGTCGAGGAGCGCGAGGAAGGTGGTGGCCGCCGGCCAGAGCTGGAATGAGAGGCCTTCGGACTGGAGCTGCCTGATCAATATCG from Diospyros lotus cultivar Yz01 chromosome 6, ASM1463336v1, whole genome shotgun sequence encodes:
- the LOC127803921 gene encoding LOW QUALITY PROTEIN: uncharacterized protein LOC127803921 (The sequence of the model RefSeq protein was modified relative to this genomic sequence to represent the inferred CDS: deleted 1 base in 1 codon), producing MAIDGDDDDVDINPFAMLLPDDQKAEAEAKEAEGEDETRFLAEHEATHQLQQHHIRSIDSAILIRQLQSEGLSFQLWPAATTFLALLDRHRSDPNASPLAPTLSSAAPTSGRLRILELGSGTGLVGIAAAIILGAVVTVTDLPHVLPNLRFNVESNSKVLAEHGGRVDVAPLRWGETEDMEALGRGYDVIVASDVVYHDHLYEPLLRTLKFLMLEGEKRMVFVMAHLKRWKKESVFFKRARKLFDIEVIHADGPSNESRIGVVLYRFAAKCNMN